Genomic DNA from Calonectris borealis chromosome 4, bCalBor7.hap1.2, whole genome shotgun sequence:
GGCTCCCCCACCTTATccgccggcggcgccggggggggagcggcggcggcggcggtcggCCGGGGCCCGGCGCCCCGCTCCTGGCTGGCGATGAGGGAGAGGACGTGGCTGTCGGTGATGGGCAGCGGGTCGCTCTTGCGCTTCCACTCGCGCTTGTTGAAGCTGTAGAGCTCCTCCATGCTCCGCACCGCCGCCGTCAGCTTCTCCAGCGCGTTTTGCACCGGCGCCGCCTTGCCCTCCTCCCGCGGGTCCTCCTCCGGCCCCCGGCCCCtctcggcgggcggcggcgggggctggtgCCGCCAGGGCGCGGCGGATTTGGAGACGATCTTCAGCACGGCCGGCTGGCGCGGGTCGCTCTTGTTGGGGGCGATGGTGGCCACCGGCAGCCTCCCCGAGGTGCGGTGCACCAGGACGGTGCCCTCCGGGGGGCAGGCcggcgccctgcccgccgccttGGCCCCCGCCTCGGTGGGCTTGCTGCTGGCGTGGCCGACCGTCTGGCAGGTGATGACCACGGGGGAGAGGGACCTGGGGACGCCGGCGATGACCAGCTGCTGCCGGGGTTTCTGCTCCGGGCCGCCCTGGTCGGAGGCGACGCTGCCCTTGTCGCTGCTGTTATCCCCCGAGTCGCAGCTGTAGGAGCTTTTGATGAGCTTCCGCACGTCCCGCACCTGGTGGAGCGGCCCCTGGGCTCTGTGCTTGCCGTCCCTCACGTCGCGCACCAGGAACTGCGGCACCTTGTCGGGGCCGTCGCCGGCCTTGGGCGGCTTGGGCTGCTGGCCCCTGCCCTCCTCCGGCGGCCGGCCCGCGATCTGCGGCGTCAGCAGCTGGGCGATGCTGAAGGCGGCGtcccggggctgctgcaggctgcccaGGCTGATCTTGATCTCGGGGGCCTTGGGCTTGGCGGCgaggggcgaggcggcggcggcggcggagcacTTGGTCGCCCGCTTGCCGGGCTCCTTCTCCCGGGGGGTGTGCTGGATGGCGGGGACGAACAGGCGGGACATCTTGGTGGACTTGCCGGCGGAGATCTCGCCCAGGTCGGCCCGCCAGTCGTGCCTGGGGGAGAGCTTCAGCTTGCCGACGGGcgccctctcctccttcctctccgcCTCCCGCTCCTTCCAGGACCTGAAGGCGCTGTTCTGGCTGCGGAGGAAGGTGGCCTTGATGGCCTCCGAGGCGCTGCGCTTCACCTCGCACAGCTCCTCCGACAGCGCTGGGTCCAGGCTGCGGCTCCCCTCGCGGGGCGTCGACGCCTTGGAGGCCGGCGACCGGCCACCGCCGCCCTCGCCCGCCTCCTCCGCCGTCGCCGCGGTGCTGTCCGAGCCGCCCTCCGAGTGCCGGGAGCTCTGCCGCTGCACGCCGCCCTCCCGCTgccgctcccggccgccgccgccggcgggctcCGGCTCCCGGCCGGCGCTCAGCCCGGTGTAGGAGGTGTCGGTGATCTCGCCCCGCTCCATCTTGAACTCGTGCTCCAGCTGCATCTTCTTGGAGATGACGTTTTTGAGGAGGCTGGAGGCGAACTTGGACTTCTTGCtggacccccccccgccgccctcccccgccgccggctccccgccgcccgcctcgggAGGCTGCCCGGCCTCGGGGGCATCGCCGAGGTCCAGCAGGGTCACCACCCGGGAccccgcccgcagccgccgcggcgCCTCGACGTGGGCGATCTCCCCGTCGAGCTTGCTGACCACGAACTCGAGGGCTTTGGTCTGCGACCGGCCGGAGCGCAGCAGGCTGGGCTCGGCTCTCGGCCCCAGACTGCCGCACTTGAGGTCCAGGTAGGTGGACCAGCGGTTGATGCCCAGGGCATTGTCGGGCAGGGAGGCGGAGGAGGCGCGGGAGCCGGGGCGCAGGGTGTCGAAGTAGGGGTACGCCAGGCTGCGGAAAGCCCTGGCCGTCAGGTTTCGCACTTCTTTGTCGGCATCGTCCAGCTCGCTGACGGCGCTGGAGGCGCCGCTGGAGTGCTCCCCCGCCCTGCCGGCCCCGCACCGCGTCTGCAGCCGCGCGGGGACCGCGATGAATTTTTTCGCGTGGTCGCGGACCGGGTCCGGTTTTAAACCCGCATGGCGTTCAGGAGCCGCGGCGACACGGAGGCTCATGTCGCCTTCATGCTTGGCAGCGTAAATAGTGTTTTGCTTTCCGCGCACGTTGCTAGACTCATTTATAGCCCGGGAAGCGGCTTTGATTGATAGGAGAAGCTGGGCGGCCGGGCTCCCGCCGGCGCGGCCGGGCTGCTTCGAGCGGCTTTCCCCCGAGCTGGCGCGCTTGTCCCCGCCGGGGGTGTCGTGTTCGGAGGTAAGGCTGACGATCTCGGTGCTGCTGGTATTGTCGATGCTGTCCGTCTGGTTGTTGGGGTCGCTGGTGGTCGTGCTGAGGTAGCAGctattctcctcctcctcctcctccgtcggCGTGTCCCCTGGGGTCTCGTCGCTCCCGAAGGAGGCGTAGTCCACGAAGGAGTAGATCACGTTGTTGTCCTCAAAGTCCCAGCGGGCGGCCAGCCCCGCGTCGAAGTCCATGTCGTGGTCCACCTCGCTCAGCTGGATCTCCTGCGTGCTGATATAGTGCGCCTCGtcgcggccgccgccgggggggATGCCcggggcggcgccggggggggccGCCTTGCGCCCCGCGTCCTCGTCCTCCTCGCTTTCGTACCCGAAGGAGGACGAGGAGGTT
This window encodes:
- the C4H4orf54 gene encoding uncharacterized protein C4orf54 homolog; protein product: MDAPGQPPDGPRAGPEGAAAAGRGPSPEAAIEEEEAAYVEIRGSPRGPEESRQPPELAPAGGAERGAGPAPESGAGGTGDVGGSASGGPPGGAAGPASSDRRRDRPPSPGAAAAAGCGAQSGPGSGGPAGSGGPPEAGGCPESSSSSCPSPVTKAGGFPAMGDPVSTEGKTSSSSFGYESEEDEDAGRKAAPPGAAPGIPPGGGRDEAHYISTQEIQLSEVDHDMDFDAGLAARWDFEDNNVIYSFVDYASFGSDETPGDTPTEEEEEENSCYLSTTTSDPNNQTDSIDNTSSTEIVSLTSEHDTPGGDKRASSGESRSKQPGRAGGSPAAQLLLSIKAASRAINESSNVRGKQNTIYAAKHEGDMSLRVAAAPERHAGLKPDPVRDHAKKFIAVPARLQTRCGAGRAGEHSSGASSAVSELDDADKEVRNLTARAFRSLAYPYFDTLRPGSRASSASLPDNALGINRWSTYLDLKCGSLGPRAEPSLLRSGRSQTKALEFVVSKLDGEIAHVEAPRRLRAGSRVVTLLDLGDAPEAGQPPEAGGGEPAAGEGGGGGSSKKSKFASSLLKNVISKKMQLEHEFKMERGEITDTSYTGLSAGREPEPAGGGGRERQREGGVQRQSSRHSEGGSDSTAATAEEAGEGGGGRSPASKASTPREGSRSLDPALSEELCEVKRSASEAIKATFLRSQNSAFRSWKEREAERKEERAPVGKLKLSPRHDWRADLGEISAGKSTKMSRLFVPAIQHTPREKEPGKRATKCSAAAAASPLAAKPKAPEIKISLGSLQQPRDAAFSIAQLLTPQIAGRPPEEGRGQQPKPPKAGDGPDKVPQFLVRDVRDGKHRAQGPLHQVRDVRKLIKSSYSCDSGDNSSDKGSVASDQGGPEQKPRQQLVIAGVPRSLSPVVITCQTVGHASSKPTEAGAKAAGRAPACPPEGTVLVHRTSGRLPVATIAPNKSDPRQPAVLKIVSKSAAPWRHQPPPPPAERGRGPEEDPREEGKAAPVQNALEKLTAAVRSMEELYSFNKREWKRKSDPLPITDSHVLSLIASQERGAGPRPTAAAAAPPPAPPADKVGEPSGKGPGSERLLRRPSNNAADKVSAKAAAFESLARQRQRGKPPSEGGLRGQAAPRSPRLPAGGSDAERGPDCGNYLALPLKAAAEPGSPPSPVPLSGAGGGVRPSPVSAAAAAAALCSLQPFGTAKRPGSPGPPPGPPPAEEPPAAAPPPAEGPPAALYRPPLPFAALPGAAPPPLLCFSPSMPAAATAAEPFPQTQRKVLLDVSTGQYYLVDTPVQQPLKRRLFDPETGQYVEVPVPQQPAVAPVPLPLSPLALNAGAYGATYMLYPGLLPAAAMLPAGALPRPLSHPGSDASAPAEPSSPAAAEVAFTESPYYVATSKGPPPPRRGAAEAKPVISITAPATGPRIVAPPSFDGTTMRFVVEHQ